The nucleotide sequence ctttatccctcctcctctttctacctctctccactgtctcctcttTATACATCTCCTCtttatccctcctcctctttctacctctctccactgcctcctctttatccctctcctcctctttctacctgtctcctctttatccccctcctcctctttctacctgtctcctctttatccccctcctcctctttctacctctctccactgtctcctctttatccccctcctctttctacctctctccactgtctcctctttatccctctcctcctctttctacctctctccactgtctcctctttatccctctcctcctctttctacctctctccactgtctcctctttatccccctcctcctcattatccccctcctcctctttctacctctctccactgtctcctctttatcccctcctcctctttctacctctctccactgtctcctctttatccccctcctctttctacctctctccactgtctcctctttatccccctcctcctctttctacctctctccactgtctctcctctttatccctctctccactgagtctctctcctctttctaccGCTCTCCActgagtctctctcctctttatctctcgctccctgtctcttTATGTGTATCCCTCTCTGAGGCGTTAGTCATAGTGGATGTGATGTGAAGGTCCGAGGTCCACAACACTGCCTGTCTCATTTCAGATTAAAGAATTTTCTCTTTTAATCTGCCTGGAGCCTCAACAACGCCCtcacttcttcctcctcttccccaaaaaagacaaaaaaaaccTACGGCTCCACCCGAGGCTTTCTATTAGCTACACATGGCTCTGATGTCACTAGTTTAGCAGGTGTATCTTTTCACAGCTTTCTCTGCATTGTTAAGTCCATTAAACGTTAATACAATTCTCTGCATTGTTAAGTCCATTAAACGTTAATACTGTTTGTTGGCTGAGATGTTGTCGGCCATTTTGAAAGATCTCCTCTGATTTAGTTGGCTGCTTTATGAGAAGATGCAGAATTTGGGCGACTAGGAGGAAGGTTGTGTAAAAGGTACCAGGCAAGGATTGCCATTTCCCTGGATATAATGTATCCTGATCGTGTGTGTAGGTATAGGAGAGTGCTTTGTAGTATCCTTGTATGTGTGCTTTCTTATTCTGTGTGCAGTAGGCTGTATGTTTTGTATAGTTACATATAGttgctcctcctgttcctctgaCCCATGcttgagtatgtgtgtgtttctgttcctcAGTTGCAGTTTGCGAATGAGCAGAGCGATGCCAGCTGGATCTCGGGCTCTGCCAAAGACCTGGTTTTCCTGGTGCAGGTGTCCTGCCAGGTGAGTGGTCACAGCCACGTACCCTCGCcaaacacgtgcacacacactcacacatctccTTGCCAGGGGCTATATCTAACCCAGACACATTCACACCAACACGTACACTTTGACAGAGTGGGAatatatttccccctctctcttcctctctcctcctgtctgacttacccccccccccttccttgcTCTCCTCCTCACATGAATATTTCTGTcccctcttctttccctctcgctgtctcgcgtgctctctctctctccgtctgtctgtgtgatgtagACTAAGACGTGGATGGTTCGGCGCTCCTATGAGGAGTTCCGTACTCTGGACGCTCACCTTCACCAGTGTATCTACGACCGGCGTTACTCCCAGCTGCTGCCCCTGCCACCCCTCAGCGAGATCGGGGACAGGGTAGAGGTGAGTGGGGACTGTGGGAGAGTTTATTTGTTGAGGTGGTTATGTAACATTCTGGCTGAATTAGCTGTAGAATGTTTTTCTGTACTGTATGGAGGTCGATGGTACCGCTGTAAGTCAGCCTGAAGACCTCTGAGAATGACATGAAATTACCTTCATCGAGGTGATAGTAGTAGTCATGGTTGTctgtgacctgtctgtctctgcacaTTTGTTCTCTGATTCTAGCAGGTGTTGATATTTGGGTCACCTGTCTTCATCTATGGTGTCTGGGAGTAGATGTATGTAATTGGCTGTCGGCtcctacagtagctgtgtgtTAAAAGTCCTGTGtcagttgtttttgttgtttatcAGATCTTCACCCCGCTGCTGTCGGAGTACCTGAGCCGCCTCTCCATGATTGTGGACAACAAGCTCAACTGTGGGCCTGTGCTCACCTGGATGGAGGTGAGACTAAGTATCTTTAGAAAACATAAGAGCGTGGACTGTGTGGTCCAGTGGTTACAGCCGCTGACCCCGGCTCACATATACGCCAGAGTCAGCATGGGTTCGAATCTGGCCCACTGCCTCCCCCATCTTTCACACGGTAGTACGATCTCTTCAATAAAGCTTAAAAAATAAAACCGTGGGACTGCtatttacattttttgggggagtGGGGCTGCCCCTCCCCCAAAGACGTTgaaagaaagagtgaaggtgAGAATAAGCTGTAAAAACATGGAAACATAATAAATTGTCCAGAGAAAGAAGACAATTTTTGGGGAAGACCaaagaagagtgggagagagaaagagtgctaGAGAGACAGGCTTTGTCTTACCACCTGTCCATTAGCCCTACTACTATAATTAAGGGATATTGAGAGAATGGTGTAATTATTTGCCTGTCTATTCCTTAAACAACAGAGGTTTGTGTTTGCTGTTCCTCTCAGATTGACAACCGTGGGAATCGGTTCCTCCTGAAAGAGGAAGCTTCGCTCAACGTTCCCGCCATCGCCGCTGCTCATGTCATCAAGCGCTACACGGCGCAGGCCAGCGACGAGATCTCCATTGAGGTATGGAGCTGCTGCAGGGATACACAGAACCAAATGAGATTTACATTAGTGGCAGTCATAGTTTTCAGATTTCTATGTCACCTCTGTCTGGGCCTCGGTCTCTGTTTGGCTGTCACCttcctttttctttttttttcctcCATCTTCCTGTTCTGTCTattcctgtcctcttctcctcctactgCTCTACATACTGCTCCTCTTTCCGTTTCTGGGCCACAGCACTCCGGAATGGGGTGACCCAAACACTGAGGCACATTTTAGCacttctccgtctctctttcagtctcactctctcgcgctctctctctttctgtgtctctctctccccctactctctctctgtttctctccctctctctctcatctcctctctgtcctgtcctccttgCAGTGAGCAATGGCAACTGTTTCTCATCTGTTATCTGAAATAAGTGTGAGTGGAGTTCATCCAAATCAGGCAGGACTACATTATGCCCTGATCCAGCTTGTTGTGTCTGGATAATGTTTAGTTTTGGGGCTGGTGTTTTGACTGCTGAGGCTGTATTATGTGTGTTGATgtactttttttgtgtgtgtgtggggggggtgtgatGTTAAATGAAGTCATCTGGCTTATTTGCCTGTAGAATTTGTCTGAAGTCGGAGGTTGTTtaatgtctttgtgtgtgtgtgtgtgtgtgtgtgtgtgtgtgtgtgtgtgtgtgtgtgtgtgtgtgtgtgtgtgtgtgtgtgtgtgtgtgtgtgtgtgtgtgtgtgtgtgtgtgtgtgtgtgtgtgtgtctccaggtggGAGATATCCTGTCTGTAATTGATATGCCACCCAAAGAGGACTCCAACTGGTGGAGGGGGAAGCATGGCTTCCAGGTACACAACACAATCACAGGAGAATTCCACCACTGCCTGTCTTTCTCAAGCACACGCCTGTTTTTCTCACGCACACGCCTGTCTTTCTCACGCGCACGCCTGTCTTTCTCACGCGCACGCCTGTCTTTCTCACGCGCACACGCCCGTCTTTCTCACGCGCACACGCCCGTCTTTCTCACGCGCACACGCCCGTCTTTCTCACGCGCACACGCCCGTCTTTCTCACGCGCACACGCCCGTCTTTCTCACGCGCACACGCCCGTCTTTCTCACGCGCACACGCCCACGCCCGTCTTTCTCACGCGCACACGCCCGTCTTTCTCACGCGCACGCGCGCCCCGTCTTTCTCACGCGCACACGCCCGTCTTTCTCACGCGCACACGCCGTCTTTCTCACGCGCACACGACCGTCTTTCTCACGCGCACACGCCCGTCTTTCTCACGCGCACACGCCCGTCTTTCTCACGCGCACACGCCCGTCTTTCTCACGCGCACACGCCCGTCTTTCTCACGCGCACACGCCCGTCTTTCTCACGCGCACACGCCCGTCTTTctcacgcgcacacgcgcacacgtcTTTCTCACGCGCACACGCCCGTCTTTCTCACGCGCACACGCCCGTCTTTCTCACGCGCACACGCCCGTCTTTCTCACGCGCACACGCCCGTCTTTCTCACGCGCACACGCCCGTCTTTCTCACGCGCACACGCCCGTCTTTCTCACGCGCACACGCCCGTCTTTCTCACGCGCACACGCCCGTCTTTCTCACGCGCACACGCCCGTCTTTCCCACGCGCACACGCCCGTCTCTCCCCCGCGCACACGCCCGTCTTCCCCACCCACTCTGAAAAGTCCCGCTGCAGAACAACAGTTCTCCAGATGGCTACATTCACTATCTCACGTCTCCATGTTTCTGTACTTCCCTTCTCGTTTGTTCcctctatttctttctttcaaTGTTCTCTATTTTCACTGAGCTTTTACTTTTCTTTTAACTcgttttttcttgttttttaaccTATGTGtaagctagtgtgtgtgtgtgtgtgtccaagtttttgtgtgtgtccatgcttgTCATCCTCAGTTACTTTGGTCTTTCCCCCCTTTAGGTGGGCTTCTTCCCCAGTGAGTGTGTGGAGCTCATCAACGAGAAGCCTCAGTCCGCCGCTAAAATAGgtggcttacacacacacacacacacacacacacgttatgacACCAACATACTAAATCCCACTTACTGTACATtatcacatacagtgccttcggaaagtactcagaccccttgactttttccacattttgttacgttattcaAAAATttataaaatacatgtttttcctcatcaatctacagacaataccccataatgacaaagcaaaaacgtgttaaaaaataaagataaaaaaatacagaaataccttatttacataagtattcagaccctttgctatgagacttgaaattgagctccggtgcatcctgtttccattaatcatccgtgcgatgtttctacaacttgatttggaaaggcacacacctgtctatataaaggtcccacagttgacagtgcatgttagagcaaaaaccaagccatgaggtcgaaggaattgtccatagagctctgaggcaggattgcgtcgaggcacagatctggagaagggtaccaaagaacacagtggccttcatcattcttaaatggaagaggtttggcaGCACCAACACTCATCCAAGAGCTGgcccacccggccaaactgagcaatcggtggagaagggccttcatcagggaggtgaccaagaaccagatagTCACTTTGACAGGGCtctatagttcctctgtggagatggttgtccttcttgaacgttctcccatctctgcagcactccatcaatcaggcctttatgttaaagtggtcagatggaagccactcttcagtaaaaggcacatgacagcccgattggagtttgccaaaaggcacctaaagactcagaccatgagaaacaagattttctggtctgataaaaccaggattgaactctttggcctgaatgccaagcatcacatctgcaGGAAACctgataccatccctacggtgaagcatggtttgTGGCAGCATcttgctttggggatgtttttcagtggtggggactgggagactagtcaggatcgagggaaagatgaacggagcaaagtacagagagaaccttgGTGAAAAtctactccagagcgctcaggacctcagactggggcaaaggttcttcttccaacaggacaaagaccctaagaacacagccaagacaacgcaagagtggcttcgggacaagtctctgaatgttcttgagtgacccagccagagcccgaacttgaacccgatcaaacatctctggagagacctgaaaatacctgtgcagcaatgctccccatccaagctgacagagcttgagaggatctgcagagaagaatgggagaaactccccaaatacaggtgtgccaagcttgtagcgtcatacccaagactcggctgtaatcactgccaaaggtgcttcaacaaagcactgagtaaacggtcggaatacttatgtaaatgtgttttttttttgtcttaatacatttgtaaacatttatgaaaagctgtttttgctttgttattatggggtactgtgtgtagtttgagggatatattttttaaatccattttagaaacaGGCTGTACCGTAACAATgtaggaaaaagtcaagaggtatgaatactttccgaatgtccTGTACACCTGCACTGTGTCTCCCGATCAATGTCAGATGTATTGAGTCACGTTTGTGTTTCCAGATGGAGATCCAGCCAACTCCAACGCCCCAGGACCTCCCTCTCCTACATCCGGTAAACAGACGCAATCAACCAATCACTGCTGTATGAGTATTTAGTCTCCACAGAGTGTGTTGAAGGTTTTGTAGGAGCTTGAAATGAAGTTTACAACATGCAGTAGTAACTGTCATGGTTACTTTTTTTCTTTCTGGCATGTAGCATATATCGCTTATTATATTTAATTGAACTGTATATAACAGCcacttttcctccctctcccttgtaTCTTCGTCTTGTAAACATTCAAAAATGATATCTTTCTCTCGACAATTTTTTATTTAAGCATATATGACCTTGTGGTGTTAACCAGATGCACACAGCGGATCATGTGACATTACATAGTTTCAGAATTACTCAGCCCATAGGTTGTTTTGCTTGCTTAATGTGGTCACATCTTTGCAATCTTCATATTTGTATCTCTGACCACAGTATATCTCTGTTGTTCTGTACTTCGCACTCCCAAAACAATGTATTTAGCTGGTGTTCCAACCGCCTTCCTGTTGTATCTATtgcctttctccttttctctctctctcagttccacAGCCTTGGTACCTAAGACTTGCTGGTAACAACAACTGAAATGGAATTACTCTCATTAATCCATTTGTCATCCAATCAGAGTCCTTCCACCGTCCTTATCTTTCCTAACGCCTCATCTCTCCCCTTAATGCAAGGCCTGTATAACACACATTTCCCCTTAAGCCAACCAGGAAACTTACAATAGCCATTTATACAACTAGCCAAGCCTAGGGATGTTGCAGGAGTGGTGAGGATGTTTTTAGATTAGAATTAGTGTACATGTATTTTAGTCACCCATAAATCATAGGAACACAATGGAGCTTGTTGTATAAATGAGAAGCAAGTCGTTGTTTTAGAGGAAGACGATACAGGTTTATTATGACCAATGACAATCGTTATTTCCTTGTTCTTAATCCTAATCTTCACCATGCGTCCAAGTAATCTGCTGCTGCTTATTGTTCTAATGATGTTGGTGGTCGTGACTCATTGGTCCAGAACACGACCCAGCCTCCTACTAGTGTCCATGCTCCAGCTCCCACTAAACTCTCCTATTTTCTGATGTATTTTCACATGTTTTATATTCGATGACGATGATGACATTCATGTAAAAACATTCACGCCCCTCACAGAGATGGACCCCTCACCCACCACAATAGTCTCCCTTTCCCACTGTAGTGTCAATACTCAGCAGCTCTCTTTCGCCCCCCTCTGACAGTTTCTAAGAAGCACGGCAAGCTGATGGGATTCCTGCGCAACTTTATGAAGTCCAGACCCACCAAGCAGAAGCTCAAACAGAAAGGAATTCTTAAGGAGAGGGTGTTCGGCTGCGACCTGGGAGAGCACCTCCTCAACTCAGGACTGGACGGTACATAAAACACACACTTATCCTCACGTAACCATTTGGGGATGTGAAGTAGTTGTCAGTATCTTTGGGCTTGTGATTGTTATAGTAACGTAAGAGTGAGTTGCTGGCTGCAGAGAGTGAGCGGTTTTGATGTGTCAAGTGAACTCAGTACAATATTAAAATCAATCATGCCATTTTAGGATCACATTAGTGCTTCGGAGTTGATGAAATGGGCCCATTGCCCTAGTTAGAGTTCTACAGTTCTAATTCTAGAGTCTCAGGGAGTCATCTCTGTGTGTCCTTGAGAGCCTGTTCTGGTTTGGTGTACTACTGTAACATGTGACATGGATCTTTGTGTGCTTCTCCAGTTCCACAGGTTCTGAAGAGCTGCTCAGAGTTCATAGAGAAGCACGGTGTGGTGGACGGCATCTACAGGCACTCTGGAGTCTCCTCCAACATTCAGAAACTCCGGTACCACTCCtcatgctaaccctaaccctgcatgtCAGGCCCTGAACCTGTAAAGACTGAAGACTACATAGATCATTGACTGCATGCATGAAATACAgtggggggaaaaagtatttagtcagccaccaattgtgcatgttctcctacttaaaaagatgaggcctataatgttcatcataggtacacttcaactatgacagacaaaatgagggaaaaaatccagaaaatcacattgtaggattttttaaatgaatttatttgcaaattatggtggaaaataagtatttggtcaaactTAGACTTGTATGTCTCATCAATaccttgttatataccctttgttggcaatgacagaggtcaaacgttttctgtaagtcttcacaaggttttcacacactgttgctgatattttggcccattcctccatgcagatctcctctagagcagtgatgttttggggctgttgctgggcaacacggacattcaactccctccaaagattttctatgggggttgagatctggagactggctaggccactccaggaccttgaaatgcttcttacgaagccactcctttgttgcccgggcagtgtgtttgtcatgctgaaagaccaagccacgtttcatcttcaatgcccttgctgatggtaggctttgttactttggtcccagctctctgcaggtcattcactaggtccccccgtgtggttctgggatttttgcttacCGTTCTTTTTGCTTAccgaccccacggggtgagatcttgtgtggagccccagatcgagggagattatcagtgttcttgtatgtcttccatttcctaataattgctcccacagttgatttcttcaaaccaagctacttacctattgcagattcagtcttcccagtctggtgcaggtctacaattttgtttctggtgtcctttgacagctctttggtcttggccatagtggagtttggagtgcgACTGTTTGagtttgtggacaggtgtcttttatactgataacaagttcaaacaggtgccgttaatacaggtaacgagtggaggacagaggagccccttaaagaagttacaggtctgtgagagccagaaatcttgcttgtttgtaggtgaccaaatacttattttccaccataatttgcaaataaattcattaaaaatcctacaatgtgattttctggattgttttcctcattttgtctgtcatagttgaagtgtacctatgatttaaaattacaggcctctctcatatttttaagtgggagaacttgcacaattggtggctgactaaatacttttttgccccactgtacatataggCAAATATGCAATACTTTTTTGGCATTCAACCCTATTTGacaatctctctccccaccagaCATGAGTTTGACAGTGAGAATGTTCCAGACCTGACCAAGGATATGTACATGCAGGACATCCACTGTGTGGGGTCCCTGTGTAAACTCTACTTCAGAGAGCTGCCCAACCCCCTGCTCACCTACCAGCTCTACGACAAGTTTGCTGTGAGTACATGACCATAACCCAACACAACTCCCTCCAACTGAAAGTACTGTCCATTGTCAAAGGCTAAACCATCTGTTTTTTCCTGGTCTTCCTCCGTAGGACTGTATGGGAGAGATGACTGACGACGAGCGCATGGTGAAAGTACATGATGTCATCCAGCAGCTCCCACCACCGCACTACAGGTATACACAGCCATGGAGACAGAGACTTCAGGTATACACAGCCATGGAGACAGAGACTTCAGGTATACACAGCCATGGAGACAGAGACTTCAGGTATACACAGCCATGGAGACAGAGACTTCAGGTATACACAGCCATGGAGACAGAGACTTCAGGTATACACAGCCATGGAGACAGAGACTTCAGGTATACACAGCCATGGAGACAGAGACTTCAGGTATACACAGCCATGGAGACAGAAACTACAGGTATACACAGCCATGGAGACAGAGACTTCAGGTATACACAGCCATGGAGACAGAAACTACAGGTATACACAGCCATGGAGACAGAGACTTCAGGTAGACACAGCCATGGAGACAGAAACTACAGGTATACACAGCCATCCCAGATTGTGGACtaatgttgtctttctctctctctctgtcaggacccTGGAGTACCTCATTAGACACCTGGCTGGTCTGGCCACCTGCAGCGGAGAGACCAGCATGCACATCAAGAACCTGGCCATCGTCTGGGCCCCCAACCTGCTCAGGTGTGTGTCTATGCCTACCTACTGTACCTACATGTGTGTGTTGTGGATCGTTCATATAGAAATATATTGTTTAGAACAGGTGTGCCTCTGACATGTACAGTGAGGAATCATGTCAGCTCTATTCATGACATTCCTGTCTGCAAAACCATCCTGGAGGTGACCCtggtgtggctgtgtgttgtcTCCGTGGCAGGTCTATGGAGATCGAGGCGGTGGGTCTGAGTGGTGCTGACCCGTTTAAGGAGGTGCGGATCCAGTCTGTGGTGGTGGAGTTTCTCCTCGGTCACGTGGACGTGCTCTTCAGTGACTCCTTCACCTCTGTAGGACGCTTCACAGGCACAGGTACATCACCATAACCCCAACACTGGCTTCTCTAACGGTCACTGGACACAATCCTCTGAACTTGAGTTCCATTTGTGTGGAAAAACACATTTCCCATTGAAATCAATGCATGATTTGCATCAGTCGGCAATCGTCAGTGACGTGTGTTGATTTCAAGTTAGGATTCGACTGAAAATGTCTTCTCTCCTTCAGAGtgctccctctgtcctctctccctctatcagctCTGTGGTTTTGTGTTATCAATGCCACACACAGAGCATTTACCTCAGAGCCAAGCCTCTTTTTAGTACCTACAGTAACTAGGTTTACTACTCAGCCAGCCAGGCTTCCTCTATCCTCTACTTAATGCTTTTAGATGTCTGGTTAAATGGAGAGCTTTGGTTAAAGCCCTGTATATAACGGATGATACTTCTACCgccattacaactgtcaccaccGCCCGCTGTCCTCCGCTTTTTACCCCGCAAATGCTGTAAGTCTATGAAAGCAACTACTTGAATGACTCTGATACTAATATTTCATTGCACTCTTTGTCTTGCCTCGCAGCACAGTAGAACATGTGTATGAATAGTCTAAAATGGCAGTAATATAAGTTAATTTGCTCCAAAAAGTAGTACAATATTTGGCAACATTTTGTTCTTTACTCTTGATTAACATCCGTATTAAATATGGAATAAAACTGAAAACTTGACATAAAGTGAGCCCTCAGCCACTCTGATGATGTagccatcccactgggcacagccttcaattcaacgtctattccacgttggttcaatgtaatttcattgaaatgatgtggaaacaatgttgattcaaccagtgtatgCCAAGTGGAATGGAAGCAGCAGCAGACAGTGAGCGAGAGCTGTGTGTCTCCGTAGCAACGGGCAAGCTGGAGTGTAATGTCTCTCTGCAGCACCAGAGAACCAGGCTGCAGGAGGCcaggggtggaggaggtggaggagtccaggggtggaggaggtggaggagtccaggggtggaggaggtggaggagtccaggggtggaggaggtggaggagtccaggggtggaggaggtggaggagtccaGGGGTGGAGGAGTCcaggggtggaggaggtggaggagtccaggggtggaggaggtggaggagtccaGGGGTGGAGTCCAGGGGTGGAGTCCAGGGGTGGAGTCCAGGGGTGGAGTCCAGGGGTGGAGTCCAGGGGTGGAGTCCAGGGGTGGAGTCCAGGGGTGGAGTCCAGGGGTGGAGTCCAGGGGTGGAGTCCAGGGGTGGAGTCcaggggtggaggaggtggaggggtggaggagtccaggggtggaggaggtggaggaggtggaggagtccaggggtggaggaggtggaggagtccaggggtggaggaggtggaggagtccaGGGGCGGAGGAGTCCAGGGGCGGAGGAGTCCAGGGGCGGAGGAGTCCAGGGGCGGAGGAGTCCAGGGGCGGAGGAGTCCAGGGGCGGAGGAGGTCCCTAAGGCCCCCAGGCATCCTCTTTTGGAAGTCACCGTAGCGAGGCGACACTACTCCATGTTCTGACCGTCCgtgccttctctctctcaatgtagGATGCTTACAAGCGCTCTTGGCTTCTGTGTGACCCATTTGTCCTGAGATCTCTGTACGATATGCACAAGAAAGAGTTCATGATGAATGTGTCTCATCCTATTGGGCTTTTGTCTGTTGTTTTCCAGTAGATGGTAAGTATAGCTAatcagaaatgattaaatattaaagcattagacctctcactaaaggcatcagtcatacaaaagttatacttaaatccatactggttctctagtaaattggtgagaatgtctcatcctatgttcaaggagggccttttcccctttattcagattacaccgGCTCACTTTagattatttccttttcaaacaatctctaaaatatctttatttttttaacaagccttagaaagttggttgcaatttcagtttaatccacctgaaaagacagaacaaataatacaacaaatattgtacttaaattcaaatatactaattcatttatttttttatactatttttgaagaaatgttttaaaaagttataattttagtgaatgatatcataaataggactggtggagttatgttacacatgcagctaacacagacatggaaatgtctgctctacccaaaattacaaccaactaattgcagcattaccacaaaaatgggaGAGGCAAGTAAAAAGGGAACAtagtaacatttaacatttaagtcatttagcagacgctcttatccagagcgacttacaaattggtgcattcaccttatgacatccagtggaacaaccactttacaatagtgcatctaaatattttaaggggggggggtgagaaggattactttatcctatcctaggtattccttaaagaggtggggtttcaggtgtctccggaaggtggtgattgactccgctgtcctggcgtcgtgagggagtttgttccaccattggggagccagagcagcgaacagttttgactgagctgagtgggaactgtacttcctcagtggtagggaggcgagcaggccagaggtggatgaacgcagtgcccttatttgggtgtagggcctgatcagagcctggaggtactgaggtgccgttcccctcacagctccgtaggcaagcaccatggtcttgtagcggatgcgagcttcaactggaagccagtggagagagcggaggagcggggtgacgtgagagaacttgggaaggttgaacactagacgggctgcggcgttctggatgagttgtaggggtttaatggcacaggc is from Oncorhynchus gorbuscha isolate QuinsamMale2020 ecotype Even-year linkage group LG19, OgorEven_v1.0, whole genome shotgun sequence and encodes:
- the LOC124006306 gene encoding rho GTPase-activating protein 32-like isoform X2: MVAWSTDNLDTSGEPTTRSVGTTANLKGKMSKRLSVVKGHFPKLVDCAHFHYDNVEFGSIELQFANEQSDASWISGSAKDLVFLVQVSCQTKTWMVRRSYEEFRTLDAHLHQCIYDRRYSQLLPLPPLSEIGDRVEIFTPLLSEYLSRLSMIVDNKLNCGPVLTWMEIDNRGNRFLLKEEASLNVPAIAAAHVIKRYTAQASDEISIEVGDILSVIDMPPKEDSNWWRGKHGFQVGFFPSECVELINEKPQSAAKIDGDPANSNAPGPPSPTSVSKKHGKLMGFLRNFMKSRPTKQKLKQKGILKERVFGCDLGEHLLNSGLDVPQVLKSCSEFIEKHGVVDGIYRHSGVSSNIQKLRHEFDSENVPDLTKDMYMQDIHCVGSLCKLYFRELPNPLLTYQLYDKFADCMGEMTDDERMVKVHDVIQQLPPPHYRYTQPWRQRLQVYTAMETETSGIHSHGDRDFRYTQPWRQRLQVYTAMETETSGIHSHGDRDFRYTQPWRQRLQVYTAMETETTGIHSHGDRDFRYTQPWRQKLQVYTAMETETSGRHSHGDRNYRTLEYLIRHLAGLATCSGETSMHIKNLAIVWAPNLLRSMEIEAVGLSGADPFKEVRIQSVVVEFLLGHVDVLFSDSFTSVGRFTGTGRHSLTRPKSFVSTRLLSLEEAQARTQAPLLLQGAPVQFQGQFHTVLDHSVDRRKRGLKVRKAAGGSWKTFFAIGKPLGAGQRKPMRISSLFQPATSHAGCHVDSVTLRSAKSEESLSSQHSGAGHSSRLRRPRSSSDGLSLAASMDPQHLPQRPPSRLPSSRSYDSLLPEDRRPRDDGDDEQDDDEEGIYMLPDFSNQDPAASWMAEDVIDFSPTFLEDGPIGLGSSIVTAGGRESPPTATPPPYRCLSHQGHSHSSSQRSITEDPDSVLNQSDAAVRRSLIIAATAPPLQVFCQHRPANTSPSAGQSGEGANLSTSHSQSQGQPTTPVTSAQPPPERRSFTRKMVNAFSQKAPKSPTLDISDPVSISVPAKVLDMIGGRAGELQPGIPSSGPSQSQPPQMISMLLRSCDFQLTESCQQEIRSKLGPEAKIRGQGITGPTAPPPLFAQPPPPPPKNPARLMALALAESANKALRQGASPPYRPPSVPVPGRSRHPLPEVPVCRRRRAAVL